The Sphingomonas sinipercae genome contains a region encoding:
- a CDS encoding energy transducer TonB, translating into MRNLLTAFVIGGLLTSTATAKPREVRSLPPSSAWTLDYAAENCRMSRQFGTGNSEVLLVFDQFEPGDSLKVTLAGWTVKPANTVRPILGKLQFGPGNAESEIEGVRALAGSKPVFLIKASQRIAPFSKAEEDAINLAASAGTYYKPPPVGAARERAASWLAVKDIMKFDLVLETGPMDAPMKALRDCVWDLVGSWGLDVAEQKGLTREARPSPSAQSWFQSKDYPLDMIRSEQEGIVNIRLIVNRQGIPESCHVQVSTRPKEFDDVVCGIMMRKARFDPALDAKGQPVRSYYQSTVVFELR; encoded by the coding sequence ATGCGTAATTTGCTGACCGCCTTTGTGATTGGCGGGCTCCTGACCTCCACCGCGACCGCAAAGCCGCGCGAGGTGCGGAGCTTGCCGCCGAGCAGTGCTTGGACGCTCGATTATGCCGCCGAAAATTGCCGCATGTCGCGACAGTTCGGGACGGGCAACAGCGAAGTCCTCCTCGTTTTCGACCAGTTCGAGCCGGGGGATTCGCTGAAGGTCACATTGGCCGGCTGGACCGTGAAGCCGGCGAACACCGTGCGACCGATCCTCGGAAAACTGCAATTCGGGCCGGGTAACGCAGAAAGCGAAATCGAAGGCGTCCGAGCGCTGGCAGGATCGAAGCCGGTCTTCCTGATCAAGGCATCCCAACGAATCGCACCGTTTTCGAAAGCCGAGGAAGACGCGATCAATTTGGCTGCCAGTGCCGGCACCTACTACAAACCACCGCCCGTGGGCGCCGCGCGCGAACGTGCAGCAAGCTGGCTTGCGGTCAAGGACATCATGAAATTCGATCTGGTCCTTGAAACTGGCCCGATGGACGCACCGATGAAGGCATTGCGCGACTGCGTCTGGGACCTCGTCGGAAGCTGGGGTCTGGACGTGGCCGAGCAAAAAGGCCTGACCCGGGAGGCGCGCCCAAGCCCCTCCGCGCAAAGCTGGTTCCAATCGAAGGACTACCCGCTGGACATGATCCGGTCGGAGCAAGAGGGCATCGTCAACATCCGCCTGATCGTCAATCGACAGGGCATTCCCGAATCGTGCCACGTTCAGGTGTCGACCCGACCCAAGGAGTTCGACGATGTGGTGTGCGGCATCATGATGCGGAAGGCGAGGTTCGATCCCGCGCTTGACGCCAAGGGCCAACCGGTCCGGTCATATTATCAAAGCACCGTCGTCTTCGAACTGAGGTAA